The genomic stretch agtactgcatccttcataactccaaaaagtatttagttttattatattcataagagaaagatagtctgtaccgattttacgcactaacaaggaggcagagatattttaagcagttttactcaccgcctgtggttccagcacacaatcgtgaccctttttcgttgggattgcatcatccttaagaaataaacgatacgcaaatccgtcgtcaaactgggccttgtttgtaaaacaaatgcagggaacaaacacaaacacttgcacaactccattcatgctctgtaaaaataaactccatccactggtcccttaatgctgttttttctttggtaatctgtgcagggttgtcttgccctagcaaccaaaaacacactccttttgtgacatttcgcgacgctctcactctgatcagtgatcgtctgtgcacagcctctctctgctctactatatgggagcgcgcgctcttccagcaaaCGTgcactcaggacccatataaggaaattccgctccatctaacgtcacacagagccatactcgaaaaaaactttccgaaacttgtgacaaaccggaaggagtatttttggaacagaaatactccttcaaacgtacaacttaatttttgaaactttgtccatgtttagcatgggaatccaactctttaacagtgtaaaaaactcagtatgcatgaaatagcatttcaccccccccccccccctttaacagaaagttgagtgaaaggaaaagtgtggaagaaaaagatgcacaacaaactgagagaactgcagccttatgaggattgtcaagcttaataaattcaagaatttgattaaactCCACAAGAATAGACTGACGCTGGGGTCAAGGCAttcagaagtgtcaaggaatttggctacagttgtcattttcttcttgttaagccactcctaaACCACAGACAACTTCAGAGGCGTTGGGGTAATGGTCTGCTTGTATTggtgcattgtgtttttttgaaaaccaaagtcactgcacccgttaaccaagaaatcttggagcacttcatgcttccttatGCTGACCAGCttaacaagagaccaaacaatgcagatgagctgaagaccactgtcaaagaatcctgggcatccataccacctcagcagtgccacaaaatgatcacctccatgccccgccgaattgaggcagtaattaaagcaaaaggagcccctaccaagtattgagtacatgtacagtaaattaatatgctttccagaaggccaactatTTCCTAAAAacgtttattattttttctaatagCATTACATTCAATTGATCTAACACTGTAGGGATGACAAGCGAATAGATGCATATTATAagtatgtgtgtacatatatatatttattttatttgatatataaaataaaacactgctcCCAGTGAATATGATTGCAGAAAAGATCTGCTCATTAAGGTTTGTTAATGAGCGGTGCTGAAAGCTTCCCTGAGGAGGAGAGAGGAAATTCCTGCCTGATCATTTTCTATAATCAACTTTCAATCAATCTTTTTCAATCAACAGTTGTCTCCGCGGTGTCAagtcaagttacctttatttatatagcgttttaaacaaaatacattgcgtcaaagcaactgaacaacattctttaggaaaacagtgtgtcaataatgcaaaatgatagttaaaggcagttcatcattgaattcagtgatgtcatctccatgttcagtttaaatagtgtctgtgcatttatttgcaatcaagtcaaagatatcgctgtagatgaagtgactccaactaagcaagccagaggcgacagcggcaaggaacgaaactccatcagtgaaagaatggagaaaaaaaaccttgggagaaaccaggctcagttggggggtcagttctcctctgaccagacgaaaccagtagttcaattccaggctgcagcaaagtcagattgtgcagaagaatcttctgtttcctgtggtcttgccctggtggtcctctgagacaaggtctttacagggggtctgtatctggggctctagttgtcctggtctccactgtctttcagggcagtagaagtcctttctaggtgctaatccaccatctggtctggatacgtattggatccgagtgactgcagtgaccctctgatctggatatagactggatctggtggctacggtgacctcggaataagagagaaacagactaatattagtgtagatgtcattcttctaatgatgtaacaagtacatcgggtgttatgggaagtgttcccggttccggtttacctaattaatgcagcctaaaaatcctttaacagatttggatattaaaagcatattagtattttatgtgtaagccaggttaaagagatgggtctttaatctagatttaaactgcacgagtgtgtctgcctcccgaacaatgttaggtaggttattccagagtttaggcgccaaataggaaaaggatctgccacctgcagttgattttgatattctaggtatcaAATTGTTTTGAGAACTTAGCGGACGtaaaggattataatgtaaaagaagctcattcaaataatgaggtgctaaaccattcagggctttattagtaataagcaatattttaaaatctatacaatgtttgatagggagccagtgcagtgtttacAGGAcctggctaatatggtcatacttcctggttctagtaagaactcttgctgctgtattttggactagctgtagtttgtttactaagcgtgcagaacaaccacccaataaagcattacaataatctaaccttgagatcataaatgcatggattaacatttctgcatttgacattgagagcataggccgtaatttagatatatttttgagatggaaaaatgcagttttacaaatgctagaaacgtggctttctaaggaaagatttcaatcaaatagcacacctaggttcctaacagatgacaaagaattgaaagaacaaccatcaagtcttagacagtgttctaggttattacatggagagtttttaggtcctataattaacacctctgtttttttagaatttagcagtaagaaattactcgtcatccagttttttataatcgactatgcattccattagttttttcaaattggtgtgtttcaccgggccgtgaagaaatatagagctgagtatcatcagcataacagtgaaagctaacaccatgtttcctgatgatatctcccaatggtaacatataaagtgtgaagagtagcggccctaataCTGAGTCTTGAggtacttgtgatcgatatgatacatcttcattcactgctatgaactgatggcgatcatataagtacgatttaaaccatgctaatgcacttccattaatgccaacaaagtgttcaagtctatgcaaaagaatgttgtggtcagttgtgtcaaacacagcactaagatccaataaaactaacagactaatagagagatacaaccacgatcagatgataagagcagatcatttgtaactctaaggagagcagtctcagtattaTGATactgtctaaatcctgactgaaaatcctcacatataccattattctctaagaaggaatataattgtgaggataccaccttttctaatatcttggagagaaaagggagattcgagattggactataattaactagttctttggggtaaagttgtggttttttgatgagaggcttaataacagccagtttgaatgttttgaggacatatcctaatgacaatgaggaattaataatagtcagaagaggatctatgacttctggaagcacctcttttaggagcttagatggtatagggtctaacatacatgttgttggtttagcaTCTactttagatgatttaacaagtttctttaaattcttcctctcctatagtagagaatgagtggaactgttcctcagggggtctatagtacactgtctgatgtgatactgtagctgacggctgaatggttgcaattttatctctaatagtatcgattttagaagtaaagtagttcataaagtcattactgctgtgatgttgggtaATGTCAACAactgttgaggctttattttttgttaattcagccactgtattgaataaatacctggggttatgtttgttttcttctaaaagagaagaaaagtaatcggatctagcagttttttatgtttttctgtaggataggttactttcccgccaagcaatatgaaatacctctagttttgttttcctccagctgcgctccatttttcggcctgctctctttagggtgcgagtatgctcatgtGCCATTTTTATATGAAGAATAAATGCAACATCAAATGCTATATTAATCCAACTCTAGTAGACTGTGACGTGTTGCATTGATTGAACACCACCAACAAATTAATCTCACAGTTGTTCATAACACCACAAAATTATTTAGAGCAATTAAGGTTTCTGGTACCACAAGGTACAACACCAAAGTTAAAAGCAATATGATTAATGCCACACTCTAAAGAAAGGAAAGGTTTTTCTGGAGATTCATCATGATTTCTATTAGcagacatttataaatataaccataattgtagttaaataaaataaacaaataaagatggTCACGTACCGAGCCTCGTCTGGAGTCTGCTCTCTAAACAGAGCCCTGTAGATTACTGAAGCTGACATTCCCTCAATAATCATTCCCTCAATAATCCCTCAATAATCAACCGTAAACTTTCTGCTTACTTCCCATACAAGGGCTTTTATAATCACATATAAAGTATATGGTGTTTAGTCATGGTCTTGGACAAAAGGCCAAGTTCAGCAAACAAAGATTCacaacaacacatgtaaacagattttaaacatttattgttgTCAGGAGCATTTAATTTGTGCTGTGAGTTAATTATCTGGTTACTGACTGCAACTTTATACAAAATAGAAATAGACAGATGAGAAAAGCACAGAACAAGTCTTGCAGAAAGTATGAATatcacattatttcattgttcctGACACTAGAACTATGTGATTAGGACAAATACAGTCTCTCATGCATATTTAGgtattatgttcatttatttatatatataacacacactgGTGTGTAAAATTTCAGCACATATACATAAGCTTTATACTTAAACATGGAGTGAGATGtgtttatatactttatatactgtacagactTCATATTTTCATGCAATTTATCCGTGTTTGGCTTGAGTCTTGAGATCCTGTTCAAAATCCAGAAAGTGAAGATTTGTATCTTGAAATGGTTTCAGGTTGCTTCTGTTTCTTCCATCAACAAGAAGCTTTAAAAATCTTTAATAGTCCTTAAAAGTTAATTCAGATTTAACATTCAgccaaaaacatatttgttctTATTGACATAATTATTGTAGTCACTATTAAGAGCTATGACTGTAAGAGCTGTTCAAATATtccttaacatttttaaaaatagcaCACACAGATAATATAATCTGAATTTAGGCCCATAATATGTGGAGCCATTCAGGTGTAATCAAAGACTCACCTATGACCACAATGATCAGAAGAGCGTTGATTCCAGCAGAGATGAGGATAATCTGCCATTGTGTCTGATTCTGATTAATATACTTCACCACTGTATGATTCTTGTTCTCTAGATTTAGAGTTAGTTCTGTGCAATCATTGAAATGGTTTAAcattaatattgaatattttgtgTCTATAAAATTATTTAGTGTTTAATTTCAGTGAATGGTCACTTACCAGCGATGTACAGTCTGGTGCCGTTGTTGTATTTTGGAGGTGGACTTGAGGTCACACAGTAATAAAGTCCTAAATCATCAAGAGTGACATTATTTATGAACAGATGATGTTTACCCTGCACTgaatatttgtgtttaaatgttttagcaTAGTAAAAATTAGCTGAAGTTGTAGAAGAGAGTAATATCATCACTGGAGGATCTGGTAGTTTCAGTAATAACCAGTTAACCTCCTGTTCATCAAGATCACAGTTTATAGACACATTTAGACCCAAATCTGTTAGTTGATCTGTTAAAGTCTCTGCTGATTGACACCATATGAGCAGAACtgtgaaataaaacacacacacacacacacacacacacactcaatggcTTATTATAGTCtcaaaaaacattagaaatcaacatataaagaaaaataaaccatTCATGAAGAAGAATAAACTCACAGAGAAGGAGCTTGAAGATCTTCAGGATGTTCAAACACTTCAGCATGATGCAGTCTTGTTTCTTTCACACGGGTTTAGAGCAGCTTTCTAAATAACAGGGACCTGAACCACAGTCAAGAGGAAGTTAAGACAGGTTTGCTTCTGATCTAGTGTTGTGTCCGTTTGGTCAAATCTCAAACACTGACCCACGTATAACCTGttgtcattaaaaataatgatgataataataataataaaatagaaatcacATTTTTCCTCTTAATGCAAAGCAACAGGAGAAAGCCACACTGGTCTCTTCACATAGCCGCTCCAAACAATCATGTGGTGAAATAAtctttgttaataaataaaataaagctgttcattgttagttcattatAATAAATGGAAACTTGCTGATTATTGCCATGATATTTTGTGTCCTTTTCACTCGGTCAAACTTTAACCCACATGATGCATGCAAGTGTGTGAGATCATGCTGTTCATCAAGCCACCAAACCAGTGGAAAACGTAATTTGCAATATACATGCCAAAAAAAATCTCTTTAGCGTGACATGAGCAGATTGTAATTGGAAGACGGACACAGAGGATCTAAGCACAAATGAACATTTAATGGAAAccaaaccaagaaccaagagaagaTACAGACATGAGCAGGAAAAACTACAAAGGACTACAAACATGGTAGTAGAAACAGGAAGTACAACAGAAGTCTATACTTTGAGTTTACTCTGAATACAGTTTTATGAGAGAGGTCTGGCACTACACATATCATTTTATGAGATCCGAGACTTCATGAAACTGAAAGCATTTCACACAATTTGATTAGTTCTGTCAATCTCACCGATGGTAAGCACTAAAAGTGTCCCTGCTTCCGGGAGTTTGAGAGTTTGAATACCCTCCAAAAATGTTTTCTGGCATGTTTGAATACTTTTGACTCCAGCTGGACTGCTGGAGGGGTTGAACAGTTATGACTAACATGTCTGAACTATTTAAACAACTGTTTCTACACATTCAGATACTGCAAGTCTACATCCACATTCATCCGGATAAGATATGGACTTTGGTTTCAGAAGTTCTCCATCCACACTAGTGCAGGCTACTTCCAGATATTttccaaaagttgtttaaaatgctgATATTACcttattgtgtgtttgtttaacatCATAAAGTTCATTGAGACCTAGCCTAAAGTTATTATAAActataacataataaaacacaagcaCACTGCTCAAATTGGACACCTTTGAATGACCTGATCTGTTCTGTTTTCTTGTGGTCAATAACAGTAAAAGTCTTTTTGATCTGTCCATGTTTCAGCTTCATGTAAGTTGGAGGAAGATGGCCACTTAAGAAcagtgtaactttttatttaattctattttattccatttaatatttttcctgaggtccacttataatgtcaAGAGTTTGTGTTTATTGACGACACTCTTTATGGCCCTTGTTTCCTGTTGTTTCAGTATTAAACAAAGGAaatagttaaaggaatagttcacccaaaaagaacaTTTGCTGATATtttactctcaggccatccatgatggagatgagtttgtttcttcatcagatttgaacATATTTAGCATTATAACGATAGTGATTAgtcattacatcacttgatcaGAATGGATAccgggtgccgtcagaatgagagtccaaacagctgataataacattGCAAAAACATAAGGGTAAGTAAACATTCCATATATGATAGGAACAATATGAACAATTGTTGGATAATTGTTGGATCAGACTTTAAAATTTCTGTCATGatcacaattaaatgaaaacaggcacaataaaaatatattgaaatatattttttcactctttctctctctctctctctctctctatatatatatatatattcactggccactttattaggtacatctTGTTAGTACCAGGTTGGACCCCttattcctcagagattttggtccatattgacatgacatcatcacacagttgctgcagatttgtcagctgtacatccatgatgcgaatctcccattccaccacatcccaaagctgttTTTGTGTATCTCGACAACAATCTGatgtttttctccctctctccaaGTTCACGTAAAACACGTATGCCGGGTCCTCCAGTGCCTTCTTGAGAACCGACTCTTTGTTAAGGCTGAGAAGTGTACCTTTCACGCGCGCACAGTTACTTTTTTCGGTCTGTTATCTCGGCAGAGGGGATTAGCATGGACTCTACTAAGGTTCAGGCGGTCACCGATTGGCCAGTCCCTGACACAGGCGCTGCACTTCAGTGTTTCCTTAATTTTTATCGACGTTTCATACAAAACTTTAGCCAAGTGGCCGTGCCGTTGAGTCCGCCCAGAGGCTTTTGATCTTCTTAAAACTCTTTTTACTACCGCTCCTATTCTTATGACCCCCAAAGTTTCTAGACAATTCATAGTCGAGGTCAACACTTCAGATGGGCGTTGGTGCTATTGTTTCTCAACGTTCCTCCTCAGATGAGAAGGTTCACCCCTGCGCTTATTTCTCTCACCGCCTATCGCCCACACACGTAATTACGATGTGGGGAATCGTGTACTGCTTGCCATTTGTTTAGCTTTGGGAGAATTGCGACGTGGTTGGAGGGGGCGGTCGTTCCGTTCATTGTCTGGACTGACCACAGGAACTTAGAGTACATCCGTTCCACTAAGAGACTAAACACGCGCCCGTTGGGCTTTGTTTTTTGCTCATTTCAATTTCTCAATTTCTTACCATCCCGGTTCTAAGAATGTGAAACCTGATGCTCTTTCCCGTCTTTTTGATTCCTCTGAGGTCCCCTCAACCCAGGAGGTTATTATTCCTCAGGGTCGTGTAGTTGGCGCTGCTATCTGGGGAATCGAGAGACTGGTAAAGCGCGCTCTTTCTCACTCCACCTCTCCTGAGAATCGCCTTTTTGTTCCTGTTTCTGCACGTTTAGCGGCCCTTCAGTGGGGTCACGCGTCCAAATTGACTGCCCATCCTGGCGTTAGGGGTACACTCACTAGTATTCGCCAATGCTTTTTGTGGCCCGTGCATGAACGAGATACGCGTCGCTTTATTGCCTTTTGCGCCGTGTGTGCCCAGACTAAGTTGAGTAACTCTCCTCCAGCGGGTCTTTTTAGACCTCTCCCCATCCCGTCACGTCCTTGATCACACATTGCCCTTGATTTTATCACTGGGCTTCCTCCGTTGGTGGGTAATACTCTGATACTTACCGTCGTTGATCGATTTTTTATCCCACTCGCTAAACTCCCCTCTGCCAAGGAGATGGCTCAGATTATGGTCAGTCATGTTTTCAAACTTCACGGTCTCCCCTCTAACGTTGTTTCTGATAGGGGCCTCAATTCACGTCCCAGTACTGGAAGGAATTTTGACGTTTAATCGGAGCTTCCGTCGGTCTTTTCATTGGGTTTTCACCCACAGACCAATGGTCAGGCTGAACGAGCCAATCAAATTGTCGGTCATATCTTGCACAGCCTGGCTTTTCGCAACCCTGCGTCCTGGACTGAGCAGCTCCCCTGGGCTGAATATGCCCGTAATTCCCTGCCCACGCCCGCCACCGGTCTGTTGCCGTTTCATTTCAACCTGCCACTCCCGTCTGTCTCCCGCAAATTGGCACCCCGGTTTATTGGTCCGTTTCAGATCATTAAGATTATAAACCAAGTTACTGTCAAACTCAAACTATCTCCTAACCTATGTCGCATTCACCCAGTCTTTCACGTTTCGTGCATAAAGCCTGTCATGCGTGCTTCTCTTCGCCCTACTCTTTCTTCCGTTCGTGTCAAGAGAGCTCCGGTTTACAGGGTTCATAAGCTCCTTGATATTCGCCGCCGGGGTCATGGACACCAGTTCTTAGTGTactgggaggggtatggtcctgaggagagaaACTGGGTTCCCTCCCGGGATGTCCTGGACCTCTCCCT from Carassius gibelio isolate Cgi1373 ecotype wild population from Czech Republic chromosome A22, carGib1.2-hapl.c, whole genome shotgun sequence encodes the following:
- the LOC127942625 gene encoding uncharacterized protein LOC127942625 isoform X7, with the protein product MLKCLNILKIFKLLLFLLIWCQSAETLTDQLTDLGLNVSINCDLDEQEVNWLLLKLPDPPVMILLSSTTSANFYYAKTFKHKYSVQGKHHLFINNVTLDDLGLYYCVTSSPPPKYNNGTRLYIAELTLNLENKNHTVVKYINQNQTQWQIILISAGINALLIIVVIAREPETTQNNLKMHTYNSLKLWILKNHRTQAKHRTQWQTFPHHVKSFSPAK
- the LOC127942625 gene encoding uncharacterized protein LOC127942625 isoform X1, producing the protein MLKCLNILKIFKLLLFLLIWCQSAETLTDQLTDLGLNVSINCDLDEQEVNWLLLKLPDPPVMILLSSTTSANFYYAKTFKHKYSVQGKHHLFINNVTLDDLGLYYCVTSSPPPKYNNGTRLYIAELTLNLENKNHTVVKYINQNQTQWQIILISAGINALLIIVVIALVKMFALGSKRTRDNSKQSQDAHLQQPQAMDLEEPQNSSQAQDTVADFSTPCKKFQPRQINETYALLELPESTTDNNL
- the LOC127942625 gene encoding uncharacterized protein LOC127942625 isoform X4, with the protein product MLKCLNILKIFKLLLFLLIWCQSAETLTDQLTDLGLNVSINCDLDEQEVNWLLLKLPDPPVMILLSSTTSANFYYAKTFKHKYSVQGKHHLFINNVTLDDLGLYYCVTSSPPPKYNNGTRLYIAELTLNLENKNHTVVKYINQNQTQWQIILISAGINALLIIVVIALVKMFALGSKRTRDNSKQSQDAHLQQPQAMDLEEPQNSSQAQDTVADFSTPCKKFQPRQINETYALLELPESTTDNNL